In Methanobacterium formicicum, the sequence CATCGTCCACCAGGCAATCTTTCACTGTTGCTCCGGTCATGCTCTCAAAGAGGGCGATGTAACGGATTTCATGGGTGCTGAATTTGATGGTCACAGTTTTACCCCACTATTTCCAGTATGGTGGAATCTCCAGGATCATTGACCATCATGGCGGCCACGGTGAATGGTTTCCCACACACTGATCCTAAGTCCACACTAGTGCCCTGGAAGGTGTAAACTGGGATTTTGGATAATTGGGAGTACTGTGTCACATCTTCAGCTACCTCTTTTGGGCAATTTTCTGCGATGATGACCAGTTTTCCTTTTCCAAGCTTTAAGGCCTGGATTGTTTTACTGGATCCCAGTGTGACATTACCTGTATCTACTGCAACTCGAATTCCTCTTTCTACGTCCATCTACTGCCTCCTTATTTCTCTTTCATGATGACGCCAACCGATCCTGTTCCCAGTGGTATTGGCTGCCCGATTATAATGTTCTCGATTATTCCGGTGAGATGATCCACCTCACCCCTTATGCTGGCTCGAAGAAGGTGTTTACCTGTCTCCTCGAAGGATGCCCTGGCTAGTACACTGGCCTTTTCACCGCTAATACCGTGTCGGCCTATGGATTTGACTATGCCGTCGGCGGTCATCATATCTGCCACCAGCATGATATGCCGCACATCCACAGTGAGTCCCTGCTCTTCCATGGTGGTCTGGGCCTCGTGGATTATAGAATTACGGGCGGCTTCTATTCCCAGAACCTTTTCCACCTCATGAATATCGTTGGTGGTGGTTCTGACGCGGTCAACACCATCCATTTTCAGGACGGCTCCCAGGTTTGAACCTTCGGTGTGTATAACCCATTCCTGTCCTTCTTTTCGGATCACGACCTTTCCTATGTTC encodes:
- a CDS encoding 50S ribosomal protein L30e encodes the protein MDVERGIRVAVDTGNVTLGSSKTIQALKLGKGKLVIIAENCPKEVAEDVTQYSQLSKIPVYTFQGTSVDLGSVCGKPFTVAAMMVNDPGDSTILEIVG